The proteins below come from a single Streptococcus canis genomic window:
- a CDS encoding glyoxalase/bleomycin resistance/extradiol dioxygenase family protein — protein sequence MITKSTTMLYVTDTEAALRFWTEQVGFVLIDQAQQEGTSSYEVAPNKESAISFGLHNKEVVAAANPDMDLGFPSLLFETDHLQAEYERLTAAGITTNPIMEYQGMIHFTFSDNEGHYIAVRQSKSGKGA from the coding sequence ATGATTACAAAATCAACAACAATGCTTTACGTCACAGACACAGAGGCCGCCCTACGATTCTGGACTGAACAAGTGGGCTTTGTCTTAATTGATCAAGCGCAACAAGAAGGAACTTCCTCCTATGAGGTTGCCCCAAATAAGGAATCAGCTATAAGCTTTGGCTTACACAACAAGGAAGTCGTGGCTGCTGCTAATCCTGATATGGATCTAGGCTTTCCATCTCTTTTATTTGAAACAGATCACCTTCAGGCAGAATACGAGCGCCTAACAGCTGCTGGTATAACAACCAATCCTATTATGGAATACCAAGGCATGATTCATTTCACCTTCTCTGATAATGAAGGTCATTATATCGCTGTTCGTCAATCAAAATCAGGTAAAGGAGCTTAG
- a CDS encoding LacI family DNA-binding transcriptional regulator, producing MTSIRDIAKLAGVAPSTVSRYLNQSDYVSQETSQIIAAVIQQLDYSPNMTARQLSTGKTNRIGVIIPHTKHPYFIDIFRGLMEAALESQYQLLFLPSDYKQEIERDYLEQLKGKAFDSLIFTSRKIPLRLVKRYADYGQIVLLEHCTSKKISSVSIDRHQGLQELFQWLAGYNVGKCALLFSRNKVTSSTFKATLSAFKANLGNQHPYESFGQVSTYEEAYQLAATLSQDTSFDAIVANGDDVAAGILTYYQEHQLQPPLVVSQDKQRSGQLLHLPSIDNNRFQLGKHAFSLATGTRVAHLTLPSQFFKNR from the coding sequence ATGACAAGTATCCGTGATATCGCTAAATTGGCTGGGGTAGCTCCATCCACTGTCTCACGTTATCTAAATCAATCAGACTATGTCTCGCAAGAAACTAGCCAGATTATTGCAGCAGTTATTCAACAATTGGATTACAGCCCTAATATGACAGCTCGACAATTAAGCACCGGAAAAACCAATCGTATCGGCGTCATCATTCCCCACACTAAGCACCCTTATTTTATCGATATTTTTAGGGGCTTGATGGAAGCTGCCTTAGAAAGCCAATACCAACTTCTTTTTCTACCTTCTGATTACAAGCAAGAGATTGAGCGAGACTATCTGGAACAGCTAAAAGGAAAAGCATTTGATAGTCTTATTTTCACCTCCCGTAAAATCCCTCTAAGGCTTGTAAAAAGGTATGCTGATTACGGTCAAATTGTCCTATTAGAACACTGCACGTCTAAGAAAATTTCTAGTGTTTCTATTGATCGACATCAGGGTTTACAAGAGTTATTTCAGTGGTTAGCTGGTTATAATGTTGGCAAATGTGCCCTACTATTTAGTCGAAATAAAGTAACCAGTTCGACTTTCAAGGCTACGCTCTCAGCTTTCAAAGCAAACTTAGGCAATCAACACCCTTATGAAAGCTTTGGTCAGGTCTCAACCTATGAAGAAGCTTATCAATTAGCGGCTACATTAAGTCAAGATACCAGTTTTGATGCTATTGTTGCAAACGGTGACGATGTTGCCGCAGGTATCCTGACCTACTATCAAGAACATCAGCTCCAACCTCCTCTTGTTGTCAGCCAAGACAAACAACGTTCTGGTCAATTGTTACACCTTCCAAGTATCGATAACAACCGTTTTCAATTAGGGAAGCATGCTTTTTCGTTAGCAACTGGGACACGTGTAGCGCACCTAACTCTCCCTTCACAATTTTTCAAAAATAGGTAG
- the lctO gene encoding L-lactate oxidase — MAQRTVVTEDTTDFVMDFKTSSAEGNVDFINVFDLEKMAQQVIPKGAFGYIASGAGDTFTLHENIRSFNHKLIVPHSLKGVENPSTEITFDGDRLTSPLILAPVAAHKLANEQGEVASAKGVSEFGTIYTTSSYSTTDLPEISAALNGTPHWFQFYYSKDDGINRNIMDRVKAEGYKAIVLTADATVGGNREVDKRNGFVFPVGMPIVQEYLPDGAGKTMDYVYKSAKQALTPKDVEYIVQYSGLPVYVKGPQCAEDTLRALDAGASGIWVTNHGGRQLDGGPAAFDSLQEVAETVDKRVPIVFDSGIRRGQHVFKAIASGADLVALGRPVVYGLAMGGSIGTRQVFEKLNDELKMVMQLAGTQTIEDIKNFTLRHNPYDSSIPFDQNALRLD; from the coding sequence ATGGCACAAAGAACAGTCGTTACAGAAGACACAACAGACTTCGTTATGGATTTCAAAACGAGTAGCGCTGAAGGAAACGTAGACTTTATTAACGTTTTTGATTTAGAAAAAATGGCTCAACAGGTCATTCCTAAAGGGGCCTTTGGATATATTGCAAGTGGTGCAGGAGATACCTTCACCCTTCATGAAAATATTCGTTCCTTTAACCACAAATTGATTGTTCCACATTCTCTTAAAGGGGTTGAAAATCCATCAACAGAGATCACCTTTGATGGTGATCGATTAACCTCTCCCCTTATTCTAGCTCCTGTTGCAGCTCATAAATTGGCTAATGAGCAAGGTGAAGTTGCATCAGCTAAAGGGGTTAGTGAGTTTGGTACCATCTATACCACAAGTTCTTATTCAACCACTGACCTCCCAGAGATTAGTGCTGCTTTAAATGGGACACCGCACTGGTTCCAATTCTATTACAGTAAAGATGATGGGATTAACCGTAACATCATGGACCGTGTTAAAGCTGAAGGTTATAAGGCCATTGTTCTTACTGCTGATGCAACAGTGGGAGGCAACCGTGAAGTGGATAAACGTAACGGCTTTGTTTTTCCAGTAGGTATGCCAATTGTTCAAGAATACCTACCTGATGGAGCTGGGAAAACCATGGATTATGTTTATAAATCAGCCAAACAAGCCCTCACACCAAAAGATGTTGAATACATCGTCCAATACTCTGGCTTGCCTGTTTACGTCAAAGGGCCTCAATGTGCCGAGGATACTTTACGTGCGTTGGATGCAGGAGCATCAGGTATCTGGGTAACCAATCACGGTGGTCGTCAGTTGGACGGTGGGCCAGCTGCTTTTGACTCCTTACAAGAAGTAGCTGAAACAGTTGACAAACGTGTTCCGATTGTCTTTGATTCAGGTATTCGTCGTGGTCAACATGTCTTCAAAGCTATTGCCTCAGGGGCAGACCTTGTTGCTCTAGGTCGTCCTGTTGTTTACGGTTTGGCAATGGGAGGTAGCATTGGTACTCGTCAAGTCTTTGAAAAATTAAACGACGAGTTGAAGATGGTCATGCAGCTTGCTGGAACACAAACGATTGAAGACATTAAAAACTTCACTCTACGCCACAACCCATATGATTCTTCTATCCCATTTGACCAAAATGCTCTTCGCTTGGACTAA
- a CDS encoding Cof-type HAD-IIB family hydrolase: MMQKHLFLDMDGTLLNRHGHVTPSNAARIKKAQLPITLVSARAPFEMKEAIDALDLTGPQIGFNGGLIYQYHQHQLETIAELPLPEQAGQLLIDYIQQTYPELSQSYYYKDKWLSFKKDDGVDYESQLTLLEPELVPLNSYLSPTEPIFKIMLITFDDLEMQTLKENLLQLQLEGVSIQQSGSYYLEITHQEAVKSRGIDYIMTTLKLPKEATVAFGDGHNDLPMFAKVGTSIAMANAHLDVLKQATFVTTTNDQDGVAYGIWKYVKGHQ, encoded by the coding sequence ATTATGCAAAAACACCTTTTTTTAGATATGGACGGTACACTCTTGAATCGTCATGGGCATGTCACCCCCTCAAATGCTGCACGCATAAAAAAAGCACAGCTGCCAATCACCCTCGTTTCAGCACGTGCTCCTTTCGAAATGAAAGAAGCTATTGATGCCCTTGACCTTACTGGCCCTCAAATTGGATTTAATGGAGGACTGATTTACCAATATCATCAGCATCAACTCGAGACTATTGCAGAACTTCCTCTACCTGAGCAAGCAGGTCAACTCCTAATTGATTATATTCAACAAACCTATCCTGAACTTAGCCAGTCTTATTATTATAAAGATAAATGGTTAAGCTTCAAAAAAGATGATGGCGTTGATTACGAAAGCCAATTAACGCTGCTTGAGCCTGAATTAGTCCCTTTAAACAGCTACCTTTCTCCAACAGAGCCTATTTTTAAAATCATGTTAATAACATTTGATGATTTAGAAATGCAAACTCTCAAGGAAAATTTGTTACAATTACAGTTAGAGGGAGTTAGTATTCAACAATCTGGCTCTTATTATCTAGAAATAACACATCAAGAAGCGGTTAAGTCACGAGGAATCGACTATATAATGACTACTCTCAAACTTCCAAAGGAAGCAACAGTTGCCTTTGGAGATGGGCATAACGATTTGCCAATGTTTGCTAAAGTTGGTACGTCTATCGCCATGGCCAATGCACATCTTGATGTTCTCAAACAAGCAACTTTCGTGACAACCACAAATGACCAAGATGGGGTGGCTTACGGCATTTGGAAGTATGTGAAAGGACACCAATGA
- a CDS encoding exodeoxyribonuclease III: protein MKLISWNIDSLNAALTGESPRALLSRAVLDTLVAQDADIIAIQETKLSAKGPTKKHIETLLGYFPDYLHVWRSSVEPARKGYAGTMFLYKNTLNPVVTFPEIGAPTTMDAEGRIITLEFEEFFVTQVYTPNAGDGLRRLEDRQIWDQKYADYLAELDAQKPVLATGDYNVAHKEIDLANPSSNRRSPGFTDEERQGFTNLLARGFTDTFRQLHGDIPNVYTWWAQRSKTSKINNTGWRIDYWLTSNRLVDKINRSEMISSGERQDHTPILLDIDL from the coding sequence ATGAAACTTATCTCATGGAACATTGATTCCTTAAACGCTGCCCTCACAGGAGAATCTCCTCGTGCCCTTCTATCACGCGCTGTTTTAGACACTTTAGTCGCTCAAGATGCGGATATTATTGCTATCCAAGAAACCAAATTATCTGCTAAGGGTCCTACCAAAAAACATATCGAGACCTTACTTGGTTATTTTCCAGACTATTTACATGTTTGGCGTTCTTCAGTAGAGCCTGCTCGAAAAGGCTACGCGGGAACCATGTTCCTTTACAAAAACACGCTAAACCCTGTCGTTACCTTTCCAGAAATTGGTGCCCCAACAACAATGGATGCCGAGGGCCGTATTATTACCCTAGAATTTGAAGAGTTTTTCGTCACACAGGTTTACACTCCTAATGCCGGCGATGGCCTTAGACGTTTAGAAGACCGTCAAATCTGGGACCAAAAATACGCTGATTACTTAGCTGAACTTGATGCCCAAAAGCCTGTTTTGGCCACGGGAGATTACAACGTTGCCCACAAAGAGATTGACTTGGCAAACCCTAGTAGCAATCGACGCTCACCCGGTTTTACCGATGAAGAGCGTCAAGGCTTTACTAACCTATTGGCAAGAGGATTTACAGATACCTTCCGTCAATTGCACGGAGATATTCCCAATGTTTATACCTGGTGGGCGCAACGTAGCAAAACCAGCAAAATCAACAATACCGGTTGGAGAATTGACTATTGGTTAACGTCAAACCGACTTGTGGATAAGATTAACCGTTCTGAAATGATTTCTTCTGGAGAGCGCCAAGACCATACACCAATCCTCTTGGATATTGACTTATAA
- a CDS encoding arsenate reductase family protein, whose translation MITIYQYPKCSTCQRAMAELKQLVSDFEAIDIKANPPKAQDLKHWMETSGYTVKNFFNTSGNSYRELGLKDKIDKLSLDEAAELLAVDGMLIKRPILIKDGQVLQVGYRKPYQGLNLS comes from the coding sequence ATGATTACTATCTACCAATACCCAAAATGCAGTACCTGTCAAAGAGCCATGGCTGAATTAAAGCAACTGGTTAGTGACTTTGAAGCCATTGATATTAAAGCTAATCCACCCAAAGCTCAGGACCTCAAACACTGGATGGAAACATCTGGTTATACCGTCAAAAATTTCTTTAATACCAGTGGTAACAGCTACCGTGAATTGGGACTTAAAGATAAGATAGACAAGCTTAGCCTTGACGAAGCTGCTGAACTCTTAGCCGTAGATGGTATGCTAATCAAGCGGCCTATTCTGATTAAGGACGGTCAAGTCTTACAAGTTGGCTATCGCAAGCCTTACCAAGGCTTAAATCTCTCTTAA
- a CDS encoding methylated-DNA--[protein]-cysteine S-methyltransferase, which translates to MTLTEFYYNSPLGKISLVASDQALVGAWFVGQAYFQAGLASLPQKGTNFILQEAASWLDTYFEGSPTAISINLAPKGTPFQQNVWEALCQIPYGETITYGQLATQVACQSAQAVGAAIGRNPLSLFIPCHRVIAADGQLRGYAGGLDKKAWLLKHETSLVTKEKK; encoded by the coding sequence ATGACCTTAACAGAATTTTATTACAATAGTCCATTAGGAAAAATATCTTTGGTGGCATCAGATCAAGCTTTGGTGGGGGCTTGGTTTGTAGGACAGGCTTATTTCCAAGCGGGCCTTGCTTCCCTTCCTCAAAAAGGAACGAATTTTATACTGCAGGAGGCTGCCAGTTGGTTAGATACTTATTTTGAAGGAAGTCCAACTGCTATTTCCATTAATTTAGCCCCAAAAGGAACTCCTTTTCAACAGAACGTTTGGGAAGCCTTGTGCCAGATTCCTTATGGGGAAACGATAACCTATGGACAACTAGCAACGCAAGTTGCCTGTCAATCGGCCCAAGCTGTTGGTGCAGCTATTGGCCGTAATCCTCTAAGTCTCTTTATTCCCTGTCACCGTGTGATAGCAGCAGATGGACAGCTTAGAGGTTATGCCGGCGGCCTAGATAAAAAAGCTTGGTTACTCAAGCATGAAACATCACTAGTAACAAAGGAGAAAAAATGA
- a CDS encoding VOC family protein: MVTAINVYLVTDGNGQEAVAFYQEVFQAKVVNLLLWKDGVPDCPKTHEHLVLNAQLDIDGIRLDLSDENPDVDYQAGVNMTASIMVGSIEEAQRIYDKLIINAKAINLPLQETFWSPAYANITDQFGMMWQLNTELKTEH, encoded by the coding sequence ATGGTTACTGCCATTAATGTTTATCTCGTTACTGATGGTAACGGTCAAGAGGCTGTCGCATTCTACCAAGAGGTTTTTCAAGCAAAAGTGGTTAATCTGCTCTTATGGAAAGATGGTGTTCCTGATTGCCCGAAAACGCATGAACATCTTGTCCTCAACGCTCAACTAGATATTGATGGTATTCGCTTGGATCTCTCAGATGAAAATCCTGATGTGGATTATCAAGCTGGTGTCAATATGACGGCTTCTATTATGGTAGGTAGCATCGAAGAAGCCCAGCGCATTTACGATAAGTTGATCATCAATGCTAAGGCAATCAACCTTCCCCTCCAAGAAACCTTCTGGAGCCCTGCCTATGCTAATATTACCGATCAATTTGGAATGATGTGGCAATTAAATACCGAATTAAAAACAGAACATTAA
- a CDS encoding S8 family serine peptidase produces the protein MEKKQRFSLRKYKSGTVSVLIGSVFLMATTTVAAEEQVSGDNNKPVPHMVQSDGQASSQEVQTLSEMSISLDLQTADAQSPAETAIAIKEDDKEADRLPAEAIVIDSSSDKSTGQAVASGQSKALPPVNMDIHDWVKTKGAWDKGFKGQGKVIAIIDTGIDASHQAMRITDLSLAKVKSKEEMARRQKTAGIHYGSWVNDKVIFAHNYVENNEKVKEVKFDFEESLEDFDITVDVQRLNTSKRYRPQAVEAPKETVIKIEDIPGVFEIDWPEIDDDSKYESHGMHVTGIATGNGIEPAAVGERFLGIAPEAQVMFMRVFASDLTGTGDSLFVKAIEDAVALGADVINLSLGSANGSHLNGNHPLMIAIEKARQAGVSVVVAAGNERAFGSDHDDPFVTNPDYGLVGSPSTGRPPTSVAAINNKWIFERLMTVEGLENRADLNNGKAIYSESVDFKDIKDSLGYDKPYQYIYVKDLTEAGYKAKNVEGKVVLIERDPKKSFDDMIAQAKKHGALGVLIFNNIPGQANRTMRLSSTGMVLPSAFISHEFGKAMSVLHGDGSGSLVFDSSLSKALSQKGNEMNHFSNWGLTSDGYLKPDITAPGGDIYSTYNDNHYGNQTGTSMASPQIAGASLLVKQYLQQLKPDLPQEQIADLVKNLLMSNAQVHINPITKTTTSPRQQGAGLLNIEAAVSSGLYVTGKDNYGSISLGNVTDTISFEVTVHNLSQETKSLRYETELLTDAIDSKEGRFTLSSRSLKTYQGDIVDIPANGQKTVTIQLDASAFAEELSKQMPNGYYLEGFVRFVDSKNKQHNQINIPFVGFKGAFENLAVVEESIYQLKAQGKKGFYFDESGPKDDIYVGKHFTGLVTLGAETNVSTATVSDNGLHTLGTFRNQEGKFILAKNSQGQPVLAISPNGDNNQDFAAFKGVFLRKYQGLKASVYLASDAAHKEPLWVSPKTFKGDKNFNSDIRFAKSTTLLETEFEGKSLTGAELPDGYYHYVVSYYPDVVGAKRQEMTFELILDRQKPVLGQATFDPATNRFKPSVLEDRGQSGVLRNSVFYLDTKDGKPYTITINDGYKYVSVADNKQFVPRQADGSFILPIDKVALDDFYYMVEDFAGNRAIAKLGDHLPESLEQEVMTFNLTEGNYQTKKVYDDQLEMAVTDTGLVTNQAHLAVTHRNRPQSHLVKLNHELFISPNGDGNKDFVAFKGVPNKNYQDLQVTVFAKDDQKRSQPIWFSQLGANVSDSESTAWHGVTAGGAKVRSGEYQYVINYRDENGTAHEETHIVTVSYHKPILTQGRFHTVKDVEYFTPSKPQAISTSGIAREEVFYLISKNGRNFNVTEDKHTVIVSDNKVFLPKNEDGSYTIPKIEGVAAANFYYLVEDKAGNVSFTTLPNLREVGQDKGVLSLALDLPILEEKFPTRFTYLVRDADGKPIETLDYFNNSANSLILPFGHYTVELLTYDTNLLELQSDKVLPFTLTAENDFQHIDFKMTKLASGQVTVHFDNLLPAGSQVSLRAPQGHLIPLNQSLYVPRAYGKMVQAGTYELVVSLPKGYHIDGETKVLVQQNDVHELAVRLVPDSAHLAVSPAEKDMSALANIGSDYFALPTMADHVESRAKSAGVAQLPRTGDKTMVKWSAFGFLILTLSYLFSRKKDLSSTD, from the coding sequence GTGGAGAAAAAGCAACGCTTTTCACTTAGAAAATACAAATCGGGAACAGTTTCGGTTTTGATCGGAAGTGTTTTCTTGATGGCAACGACCACAGTAGCAGCCGAGGAACAGGTTTCTGGTGACAACAACAAACCTGTCCCGCACATGGTGCAATCAGACGGACAGGCAAGTTCACAAGAAGTTCAAACCCTGTCTGAAATGAGTATAAGTCTTGACCTACAGACCGCAGATGCTCAATCGCCTGCGGAAACAGCCATAGCCATAAAAGAAGACGATAAAGAAGCAGACAGGCTGCCAGCAGAGGCAATAGTAATAGATAGTAGCTCGGATAAGAGTACTGGTCAAGCAGTAGCTTCTGGTCAGTCTAAAGCCTTGCCGCCAGTCAACATGGATATTCATGATTGGGTTAAAACAAAGGGAGCCTGGGATAAAGGTTTCAAAGGTCAGGGCAAGGTTATTGCTATTATCGATACTGGTATTGATGCCAGTCATCAAGCCATGCGTATTACGGATTTATCGTTAGCTAAGGTAAAGTCAAAAGAAGAGATGGCCAGGCGTCAAAAAACTGCTGGCATTCACTATGGGAGTTGGGTAAATGATAAGGTTATTTTTGCCCATAACTATGTGGAAAATAATGAGAAAGTCAAAGAGGTTAAGTTTGATTTTGAGGAGAGTTTAGAGGACTTTGACATTACCGTTGACGTTCAAAGACTCAACACATCAAAACGCTACCGCCCTCAAGCAGTTGAGGCACCAAAAGAAACTGTAATTAAGATAGAAGACATTCCGGGTGTTTTTGAGATTGATTGGCCAGAAATAGACGATGATAGCAAATACGAGTCTCACGGAATGCATGTTACGGGAATTGCAACTGGAAATGGAATCGAACCAGCAGCTGTCGGAGAACGTTTCTTGGGTATTGCGCCAGAAGCTCAAGTAATGTTTATGCGGGTCTTTGCTAGTGATCTTACTGGAACAGGAGATTCTCTTTTTGTTAAAGCCATCGAAGATGCAGTTGCCCTAGGAGCGGATGTGATTAACCTTAGCCTTGGGTCAGCGAACGGTTCTCATCTCAATGGGAATCACCCCTTGATGATAGCTATTGAAAAAGCTAGACAGGCTGGAGTATCCGTTGTAGTAGCCGCTGGAAATGAGCGTGCCTTTGGCTCTGACCATGACGATCCTTTTGTAACCAACCCCGATTATGGTTTGGTTGGCTCTCCATCGACAGGTCGTCCTCCAACATCTGTTGCAGCTATTAATAATAAATGGATTTTTGAACGGCTAATGACTGTCGAGGGCTTGGAAAACCGTGCTGATTTAAATAATGGCAAAGCTATTTATTCAGAATCAGTTGACTTTAAGGACATCAAGGATAGTCTAGGTTATGATAAACCATATCAATATATCTATGTTAAGGATCTCACTGAGGCCGGTTATAAGGCCAAGAATGTCGAAGGTAAAGTGGTGTTAATCGAACGTGATCCGAAAAAGTCCTTCGATGACATGATTGCTCAAGCCAAAAAACATGGGGCTTTAGGAGTTCTTATTTTTAACAATATTCCTGGTCAGGCAAATCGAACTATGCGTCTCAGTAGTACTGGAATGGTATTACCATCAGCTTTTATTTCCCATGAATTTGGGAAGGCTATGTCAGTCTTGCATGGTGATGGAAGTGGAAGTTTAGTTTTTGACAGCAGCTTGTCCAAAGCGCTTAGTCAAAAAGGGAATGAAATGAACCATTTTTCAAACTGGGGACTAACCTCTGATGGCTACTTGAAACCTGATATTACAGCGCCTGGTGGAGATATTTATTCAACTTATAATGATAACCACTATGGTAATCAGACAGGAACCAGCATGGCGTCTCCTCAAATTGCAGGTGCTAGTCTTTTGGTGAAGCAATATCTCCAGCAACTTAAGCCTGACTTACCACAAGAACAGATAGCTGATCTTGTTAAAAATCTTCTGATGAGTAATGCTCAAGTACACATCAATCCCATCACCAAAACCACAACATCGCCACGTCAGCAGGGAGCTGGTTTGCTCAATATTGAAGCAGCAGTAAGCAGTGGACTCTATGTCACAGGAAAAGATAATTACGGTAGTATTTCTCTAGGAAATGTCACAGATACTATTTCTTTTGAAGTAACAGTTCACAATTTATCACAAGAAACCAAGTCACTCCGCTACGAGACAGAATTATTAACGGATGCTATTGATTCCAAAGAAGGGCGTTTTACATTGTCCTCTCGATCTTTGAAAACTTATCAAGGAGATATTGTTGACATTCCAGCGAATGGTCAAAAGACAGTTACGATCCAGCTAGATGCGTCAGCTTTCGCTGAAGAATTAAGCAAGCAAATGCCAAATGGTTATTATTTGGAAGGCTTTGTTCGTTTTGTGGATAGTAAAAATAAACAGCACAATCAGATTAATATTCCTTTTGTAGGCTTCAAAGGTGCATTTGAAAACTTAGCAGTGGTTGAAGAGTCTATTTACCAGTTAAAAGCACAAGGGAAAAAGGGCTTTTACTTTGATGAGTCTGGTCCTAAAGATGATATTTACGTGGGTAAGCATTTTACAGGATTGGTGACACTTGGTGCGGAAACGAATGTCTCAACGGCAACGGTTTCAGATAATGGGCTACACACATTAGGTACGTTTAGAAATCAAGAAGGGAAATTTATCTTAGCTAAAAATAGTCAAGGGCAACCCGTTCTGGCCATTTCACCAAATGGGGATAATAACCAAGACTTTGCAGCTTTCAAGGGCGTTTTCTTGCGAAAGTACCAAGGACTCAAAGCCAGTGTTTATTTGGCTAGTGATGCAGCGCATAAAGAGCCTTTATGGGTTAGTCCAAAAACTTTCAAAGGTGATAAAAATTTTAATAGTGACATTCGTTTTGCGAAATCAACAACACTATTAGAAACAGAATTTGAGGGGAAATCCTTGACAGGTGCTGAGTTACCAGATGGTTATTACCATTATGTGGTATCTTATTACCCAGATGTGGTTGGGGCCAAGCGTCAAGAAATGACCTTTGAATTGATTTTAGATCGTCAAAAACCAGTTTTAGGTCAAGCAACTTTTGATCCCGCTACTAATCGCTTCAAACCATCAGTTTTAGAAGATCGTGGCCAATCAGGTGTTTTAAGAAACAGTGTCTTTTATTTGGACACCAAAGACGGGAAGCCCTACACTATTACCATTAATGACGGCTACAAATATGTCTCTGTGGCAGACAATAAACAATTTGTGCCTCGACAAGCAGATGGCAGCTTTATTTTACCGATTGATAAGGTTGCCTTGGATGACTTCTATTATATGGTGGAGGACTTTGCAGGCAACAGGGCTATTGCTAAATTAGGAGATCATCTGCCTGAGTCTCTTGAGCAAGAAGTGATGACGTTCAATCTGACTGAAGGCAATTACCAAACCAAAAAAGTTTATGATGATCAGCTTGAGATGGCTGTAACTGATACAGGATTAGTCACTAATCAAGCACATTTAGCAGTAACTCATCGCAATCGTCCTCAGAGTCATTTGGTCAAATTGAACCATGAATTGTTCATTTCTCCAAATGGGGATGGCAACAAGGACTTTGTGGCCTTTAAAGGGGTACCAAACAAGAACTATCAAGACTTACAAGTCACTGTTTTTGCTAAAGACGACCAGAAGAGATCTCAGCCTATTTGGTTTAGTCAACTAGGAGCTAATGTCTCAGATAGTGAAAGTACTGCTTGGCATGGCGTAACAGCTGGAGGTGCCAAAGTCAGATCCGGTGAGTATCAATATGTGATTAACTATCGCGATGAAAACGGTACTGCTCATGAAGAAACTCATATCGTGACAGTCAGTTATCATAAACCAATCCTCACTCAGGGACGTTTCCATACGGTGAAGGATGTCGAATACTTTACACCTAGCAAACCGCAAGCTATCAGTACTTCAGGAATTGCCCGAGAAGAAGTGTTCTACTTGATTTCCAAGAATGGGCGTAACTTTAATGTGACAGAAGATAAGCACACTGTTATAGTTAGTGATAACAAGGTCTTCCTTCCTAAAAATGAGGATGGTTCCTACACCATTCCTAAAATTGAAGGGGTTGCAGCGGCTAACTTTTATTATCTCGTGGAAGACAAGGCTGGTAATGTATCCTTTACGACTTTGCCTAATCTCAGAGAAGTAGGGCAGGACAAAGGGGTCTTAAGCTTGGCTCTAGACCTACCTATTCTTGAAGAAAAATTCCCAACTAGATTTACCTATCTTGTTCGCGATGCTGACGGTAAACCTATTGAAACCTTGGATTATTTCAATAACTCAGCAAACAGCTTGATTTTGCCATTTGGCCACTACACAGTTGAGCTGTTGACCTACGATACCAATCTTTTGGAACTTCAATCCGATAAAGTCCTTCCGTTTACCTTAACGGCAGAAAATGACTTTCAACACATTGACTTTAAAATGACAAAGCTGGCATCGGGCCAAGTAACTGTTCATTTTGATAACTTGCTGCCAGCGGGTAGTCAGGTAAGCCTTAGAGCACCTCAAGGCCACTTGATTCCTCTCAACCAGTCTTTATATGTGCCAAGGGCTTATGGCAAAATGGTTCAGGCGGGTACCTATGAACTGGTCGTCTCCCTTCCAAAAGGTTACCACATTGATGGAGAGACCAAGGTGCTAGTCCAGCAAAATGACGTTCATGAATTGGCAGTGCGTCTAGTGCCAGACTCAGCTCATTTAGCTGTATCTCCGGCTGAGAAAGACATGTCTGCACTAGCTAATATTGGCTCTGATTACTTTGCGTTGCCAACCATGGCAGATCATGTAGAAAGCAGGGCAAAATCAGCAGGAGTAGCTCAATTACCAAGGACTGGCGATAAGACTATGGTTAAATGGAGTGCATTTGGCTTCTTAATCCTTACACTCTCTTACCTCTTTAGCCGTAAAAAAGACCTCTCATCAACAGATTAG